TGAGGAAAGGTCAGTCTACACGTTCCTGCTGAGAGCAGCAATCCTCTCGAATAGTGTGTGCAGATGCTGCAGTGGGTGAGCAAACATAACCTGGAAGAAAGATTCTAGCATGCATAACAAATACAGTGTATGTCAGTTGTGATACACAGACGACATGTTCAATGATAAACATGACCACAAACTTCAGTTTTGTAGGActgctttttgtgttttttcactGTTGTGCTGAAAAATTGCATCATAATCACACCGTACCAAACTGTATTCCACTGGAAATGCTGctggtactgtatatataaaccaGTTTCACTCATATTACTATGAATAGGAGAACCTATATCATATGGCAGTTTACGTCGAATGGCatatgtaaaagattaaaagctaatatttagtttcagatcctttgcatgcaatcagagcagtgagtctgcaatccatagacatcaccagactcttggtcttatgctttgaaacgCTTTTCTCCTGCTTTTAAATGCAGCCAATTCCATCCTTTGCATGTTTTGGGGaatttctgtctttagtctcctcttcagctggtgaaattaatgttcaattggATTTAAAATTGGAGATTGATTTGGtcaatctaagactttacatttctttgccctgataaagtccttgaatcctggtttgtgtgtgtcatcgtcAAATGCAAGAcatagaatgcagaagcaatggatataactgataagacacattccctgcttttaatatctgaagaattaatgcaaccggacacagctgaacacttagaaagttCCAAtgcttatgctcacatcaaatagtgggattgaactctaaaagtgctgtcctttttattttggtaaaacatgtGTGCGTCGAAAAAACctaattaataaaatgtgacattctgtagttttgtttcatattaatattttaatcatatttacagatttattgactccacagcaaaaaaataaaataactgtctttactgttccaTATTTATGGAGGGCAATGTATGTTAATAAGTAAAGTTTACCtattgtgtttatattgtattgcaaaaacacttttgctgctatgaGGTTGGATACGGGTAAGCTTTAGGGACAGGTTCGGTGGtctgggtaggtttaagggtgggttaaggttaTTTTGTGGGTCaacaaaattgtatattataaatgtagatacagaaatgaattacagatgtacagtacagaacaaaagtttggaACACACCTttcttattcaaagagttttctttattttcatgacttatgaaaattgtagagtcacacttgaaggcatcaaggtctatttgacaagaaggagagtgatggggtgctgcgccagatgacctggcctccacagtcaccggacctgaacccaatccagatggtttagggtgtgagctggaccgcagacagaaggaaaaagggcCAACAAATGCTTAGCATCTCTCGGGAGGAACTTCTTCAAGGACTGTGGAAGACCTTTCAGGtggactacctcttgaagctcatcaagaggaaagccaagagtgtgcaaagcagtaatcagagcaaaaggtggctactttgaagaacctacaatacgacatagttgtttcacacttttttgtatgtatataattccaaTGTGTTAATTcaagttttgatgccttcagtgtgaatctacaatttgcatagtcatgaaaataaagaaaactctttgaatgagaaggtgtgtccaaacttttggtctgtactgtagttacatgcaggtatttttaaaaatataagtacaatgtaaaaacatgtatgtacacaataattgCATGTTACCAATTATTAACTGAATATAAgtatagtagttaaggccacttaatttAAAGTGGGACCAGCCCAGTTGTATCAAAGGTTGCAGTGCTCAAATGTAGCTGTGTAAATGACATTTcagcattagaaaaaaaaaacatttaaagcacagTTAATGTCAGAggttgttgctgatttgaaatacgttgtttaaatgtgattttgccatgtttttattttgagattttggtATTTCACAGTTCAAGTAGATAGATGTTGTTAGTTATCAATGCTTGAAATAGTTGCAcggatgtttattttttataataaccgCTGAGTAAACTGTTCAGCCTGCTGATGGAGAAGTGACAGTCCTCTGTTCTTCAGCGTCACTTCTCACATAACATCCAGAATGCACTAAACAATGCTCTCATTAACCTATGCTATTGGccgaataataattttttttattgatatattaaaCTGGGGTCATTTGGATTACTGCTGTGATCACTTTGTGTGTGTTCAATCAAAGTCATGCACAAAAGTCATCTACATCTGGGCCAGCATGAGGGTtactaaattattgaaaatattgtgaatattatctttgagtggagtatccctttatgTCTGTAGGTTTTATTGGCCACCATGTGGAAATCATACTacacctctcctcaacaagccTCATGATGCCTATCTATAGCAGAAAGCATGTGGGATGAGCTACATGACAAAGCTGAATACTTAGGGTTCGAGGTTTTGGAGAGCCAGCATATTTTTCGCTCTTCAGTAACGTCCTCACACTTTAAAAGCCGGCGTGTGAAAAATGATGCGCAATGCACATCTGGAAGGTGACACACATCCATCAGCACAGTGCATTAGTCAGCCTAATGCTCGGAGATGAAGGGAAGCGAAGTCACTCACATGACCTCCAGACGGGCTGCCCTGGAGTCGTTGCCGGCCTGAGAGATGACGTCACACGTATAGTCCCCGATGTCCCCGGACCAGGTTTGACTGATGTGCAAGGAGCCCTCCTGCAGGCTGATACGCCCCCCTCTGGTCTGGCTCACTAACTCCTCATCCTTTTTCCACACGTACCTGCCAAGTGAAGGAGACGAGGAGCAGAAGAGAACTCTATCACAGTCAAGCTGACACTGGGGGAGCACAGGAAACAGCACTGGCTCATTACACTGATATCGAGCATATTAGCGCTGAATTAACTGTACAGCACTACGGATCGCGCTTTGAATCAACTTCAAGGCCTGTGGGCTGACACTTTGAATTAACATTACAATCAAACCGAGTGTGGAGCACTGGGCTCTGATGTTGAGAGGAGAGGAGGAAGCAGCGCGGCTCGTTTATCATCACCCACCTCACCACCACGCGCGGGTCGTGGGGTGGCACCGCACTCCAAAATGGCCGTGGTCCCTTAATGACACGTCTGTCCATGGGAGGCCTGGATATGGACGTGCGACCTTGGAGCAAACACAACAGTGTTAATCTGCACTAgttcaacattttcaaaagaacCAAACAACTACGCTTCACTGTTTAACAGCCTCTTCACACATCACCAGCCGAGTGCGTTTCCCTTCCGTTGAGACAATGCCAGGACTTTACATGCTCTGATCGGTGTGTAAATAACAAGTCTGGATGCTGTAGATATCACCTTGCTAAGCTGCGCTAAGAAGCTGCTTTTCATGGAGCAGCTTATCAGGCTCTGCTCTGACTTTACTTATTTATTCACTTAGGAAAGGAAGTTCGATGTGAGTTTTGCCTTTGTCCAGTCCTCCAGAACCGCCACACATTTCTACTGAATTAATGGTGGTCAGTTAGCAGTCATGTTATTTTTCCTGTCCATCTGAAATCAAATTATATGTTTGAATTGATAATAACAGATTgttttaatgtgatgttttaaaCATGATCAGTATGTTTAAATGCGCAGTTAAGGCCCATtctaacaaacacaaacaataaacattttaatttgaatcaaTGATTGTAAATATATCTATTCAGACCAACACAAAACTTTGTATGCccatcaatggaaagatttttTTTGGATAGATGTTCTAATCTTGTGTccatcaaaacaaaaacagcattgcACTAGGCTTGTTTGTGGACATATGGATGTTACATACTGTAGCTacatatggaagcttgttttcgTCAcggaataaaaatatacaaaatgttattgcaactttataatctcacaattctgacttgctttatttattaattattattattatttattaatttatttcaggtttatgTCTTACGATTGTGAGTTCAAATttagtttatatagtttttaaagcaTGCCTAATTTTGTGGACGAAAGGATTCGTCTGTATCACAAAATGCATATTTGGTTTGATAAATATGTTGGGACATTCAATTTCGTATTCATTACTAATGCACAAAatgtataccgtattttccgcactataaggcgcacttaaaagcctttaattttctcaaaaaacgacagtgcgccttataatccggagtgctttatatatggatcaaggcgctctgtcaaaatgttgacattccctttagcacagctccatctagtggatgcataacgcaaacccagtcaaacgtttgactgcagtatcttctattctatgcgccttataatccggtgtgccctatatatgaaaacagttctaaaataggccattcaatGAAGCTGCACCTtaatagtgcggaaaatacggtattttgtTCATGGCATGCATTTCTTTTACAAAATTAGGCAGGTGAAGGCCGGGATTGGACATTAAATGATTGCCACATTCATTTTCATACCTTCATTTAAGactaaactcaaaattgtgagatttaaacttgtAATTGTGTTAAACACAacactttaaaaacactttaaaatacaaagtcagaactgcaagaaCTTTTATTCTGAGGCAGAAATTGCCTTCCATACAGTAGATACGTCATCTTTCCTCTCTCAAGTCAAGTGAAAAAGAAAATTGGTTCTGAAAGAAGTTAGAAGATGGGTTCAGTGTTACTCTTACTCCATACGGTGAGGGAGGCATTGGTGTTGATCACTCCCTCTGAGTTAGCGGCGTAGCAGGTGTACATCCCTGTGTCCTGCAGCACCACCGGTTGAATCTGCAGACCGCCGGACTCCAGCAGGGTGAAACGCGGAATCTGCACAGAACCGCTGGCGAGGACCTGAGTATCTGATGTGCATACAAATGCAGataaacgcacacacaaacataaaccaGTTACCTCAATATCTTGCATCTGCTTCCATATAAGGTATTAATAGCACATCACTGTGCATGGAGTTTGAGAAGTTTTTATTACAAGCTTAAAGTTTTCCCAGGGGGCAATCCTCCTGAAACTGCCTGCAGAGCTCTCTACCTTGTTAGGGGCTGCTATTATATATGCAACTTCATAATAGAGAATGCTATGGAAACGACTTCATGAATATACCCAAAAGAGTTGTAGAATGTAATGGAAGTTTTTTTTCATTACTCTCCCATGAAATTATCTTTTGTGTCTGCAATCGGCTGCAACAAAGACATCTTAATGGCCTCCTAATAAATCTCATTCTGATTTTGTTacagataaaacaaaaaatcattaATTACCACAAAATATTGTACAGACTTTTACAAAAGACTACGAAATTCTAACAAAAAGTCTATTCTAAAAGAAAAAGCTGTTCTATTGAATAAAACCCTGAAAAATGTACCACAGTTTCAACAAAgaacattaagcagcacagctgttttcaactgatatttaagaaatgttttcacgaattgctgaaaaaaaaaaaaaaacagctcagatGTGATTTAGGACTCATTCATTAGTGAATTATAAGTGTAAATGCTCAAATCAAACATCACTTCGTACTACTGTAGCTTACCTTTCTTCCAGATAATGGCAGGTTTAGGGGCCCCGGATACCTGACAGGTGAACGAGGCCACCGCTCCGTCTGTGGCAGTGATGTCGACCGGCGCCGCTGTGAAGGCCGGAGCCATACCTGCAAAACACACAGTCACAGTTTTTCATCAGGACGAGAATATGCCACATCCGTTCAGTGGCCCCTCATTCACGCTTAATACAGTCCGCCCACACTCCCCCACAGGAACATGCAAATTATTACAAGGGGCCAAACACCAGCCAGTAAATTGTATTAAAACAATGTTATGTCCCTCAAAACACTACTGATGCTTTTTATTATGATGCAGGACATGTTTGCAAATTTGTGTTTCAAATCCGAGACGGTAAACAACTGGCATGAATATAATTATACTGTTCTGATTGGGCGCCCAATGTGGCATTGTGGAGTTGCTGGGTCATTTTAATAAGCAGATATGGGCAAATGAACAGGTATTTCCATCTGGAAAAGTAAAACATATTGCTGTTCGAGAGCAAAAGATTGCTGTTTGGATGCATTGTTGAATATGTGCCACAATCTTTTGGAACAGTAGAGACAGAAATCTAAAACCCATTACAGCTTGCTTTCCAATCGCTTTACATCATTTTTATCACATGAATACTGATGCCACAGTAAGGCTGGgcagtataaacacattttaattttatgctaTAAGCAACAaacgtacatacatacatacatacatacataaaaatacatctggtttcaaaacacaataaatccattttgattaatttgagtaaaaatgtgttttctttaccaaggaaatggcaagatgaaaaccattaatttctgtttcaaactttcacatagcatcctTAGGTTATAcagtaataatgttaaaaaaataaatccaggttttgattttcaaagatttattatacattttttattattgatttcccaaaatgcaataaatccattgtacttttttccccctcaaaatgcaataaatccattgaatcaatatgaaagttatttttcattttgaaactgatgaaaacacacaacatagtaagttgatccacatatgacagcctctgaacttggtcaatactaattttatatacaggcactggagtAAAAACACATCTATCAGTCATCGCTTCCGAAATGAATTCAACGGGTCATCTTGCTAATGCTATGAATTAATTATAGCAATAAAAGAAtatttcatcatgaacaagaacatgaacaacaatatcacaaCAATATCACATTAAAACACAGAAATTTACTCCCAAAAGTGCATtaatctttgccatgttacattgaTTTAGTAGTCTAGTGCTatatgctgtattaacaaaaaacataaatggcatttataaaaacactaacactgactaACAATGTGATTCATTTAATGAATGCGATTtagcgcagcttgtcagtgatctacagctATGTGTATTAAAtacatctgaataatttccatcttaAAGCACATGATGGTGATTAACTGGTACAATTAATCACagactttactgacgagatgcgcaagGCAATCTCAtgcgatttattgtgcagcccttgtttgttgatcacaaagtacaaagaaAATGATGGAAATTATGATGCCAGGTGCATTCGGAGCGCCTCCATTAGTATCTAGAGGGCGTGGAATGGTGGGCTGTGATTGTTTGAGTGGATATATTGCATTCCGTAAAAAAGAGAGAGTGGCGTTTGTCGCGTTTTGGAAAAAAACCTGACCTAATGAACTCTTGTTCATGAATGACGTCATCAGCAACTAGTAGACTTCGACtcgactttcatcacataaaagttGACTTAAAAATATCAGAAGTCATTCAAACTCTACTCCAAATTAAATAAACCTCTTTATGTATTACATGTGTGTATTCTAAAGGTGTCTAAGTGCTATCTTTGCTAGAGCACTTGACACAATGTTCGACACTCAAAAAACTGAGGTAGTTTGACATGAAAAATCAACAGTTTCAATATGctccaatgttttttttacagtgacctCACTCACAGGCTCTCTGGGTGAGTGCTAACACTTCAAACATTCATCCACTGTACTTATCCTTGATCACtttagcatgaaacaaatctatacagtaatataaaaaagCGAGCAGAACAACTAACACAGCTTTGACTGAACCACTGCTCAATCAGCGAGTCTAGATATGCACAATCAATATGCAAGATAGAAGAAGCCACAATTCCATGCGAGATCTTTAGAAATTCAGAGCTGAAAtgagcaagtgtttttttttttactaacttaAAACTTTCTTTAGGCCTGAAATTAATGTACTATCTTTATTAAAGAGTActtattctatattttatttattattttttactctaAAGTACATCTTATTAGTGAGGTTTTATGCACCAGACAGTATTGgtgttatttttatacatttttctgagCCTGAACActgtaaaatgttactttttaaaaaaaaaaaaatatatattttaattccaaGCTTCTTTCTCAAAAATGGCCTGTACAAGCACAGATAATTGGATGATTCAAAGGTCAATACAGCTGGAAGTTAAAATAATTATGGCAATCTACATAGAGTAAATATGAGCAATCGGGGCTGTTGTAATTATCTGTGTGATGAGAGTGCTCCTCTGAGGGGGTCTTAATGTCCTCATGTACAGATCAGGGCAGTGCCCTGACAAACACTTTGATGTAATCAACTTCAGACAGGCCTCTCCACAGGGAGCCATTGTGTCTCTTATGGAAAGGAGTAGATTAGGAACAACACATCTGTCACAGCGAGGAACTGCTGTACAATGGATGAGAGAAGGTGCACTTTGCAGCTGGCCACATGTAATACCCTTGACAACGTCTCGATTGTTTGTGTGTCAATAATTATTAGCAGTGAGTCTGGAAACTATGCGATAAAGAATGCATGACGCCCCTCTGCCCGGCCTCATGGTCATACTCACTTGTGATGTCCAGGTAAGTGTGGACCTGAGCCTCTCCGGCCGAGTTCCTGGCGAAGCACTGGAAGATTCCGGCATCGCCAGGCTGTAGCCTCCTGACCTGAAGGCCCATGCTGGAGATGACCTTGTAGCGAGGGTTGTTGAGTTTACTAAGGGGCACGGCATCCTTATACCACTCCAGCTTCGGTATGGGCACCCCTGTGAATTAAAAACACAACATGACAGGTGATTATGATGGTCAGAAGAAGGTAGGAATTGAACAGTTGGGTccagaatgtttttattacattttaaatgaaacctgtaagcattaaattataatttactaTACTACTATaattatacaatattaaaaaaagtatatttattttgagatttactaaagattacatttaacagtttaaatacattttaaatggtacataatattaaaaataaacacagacagacagacagacagacaaacagacaaatagatagatagatagatagatagatagatagatagatagatagatagatagatagatagatagatagatagatagaattaaCAAAACAACAGAAACTTGCAGAATTTCATGCAGCTCAAGTGCTGCTGTCATTGaaactaatctaatctaatgctAAGCTAATCGCTAAAGCCACCTAGTATTGTTGGTCTATTGTCTGAGGCGGCACTACATTATTTAATGTAAGCTTCCCAGGTTCAGTGAATCCATTTTCCCAATGCAAAATTACACTATGTTTTATCCCCATTCTTGTTTCTGGAAGCTCGGGCCTGTGCGGTATGAAGCCACATGAACCGCACTGATCTACAGTAAACACTCTTTATTATACACACTCATAGGTTTAATTTGCACCCTTTGCATGATATAAAGAAGATGAAGTGTCAAGTGGAAATGAGATGAACTGAGGCCTTAAGCCTCCAAACAGATTCGGCTAGCACGCTTTTAAGAATATTCCAGTAGCTTGGAAAAGTGCACTCTCGGGGGGAAATGATTTAAGTAACAGCTGAAAGAACTAACAGAGAAAATCATCACTCGCTGTGGCTCTCGTCTGCATCAAGAGAAGGAGACCAGATTGTATTATTCAAACTCATTTAGCGCTCTTCGCCTTTGGTTAACGGCTGTATCAAGC
The Carassius auratus strain Wakin unplaced genomic scaffold, ASM336829v1 scaf_tig00034731, whole genome shotgun sequence DNA segment above includes these coding regions:
- the LOC113081640 gene encoding protein sidekick-1-like; the protein is MWRRNGVEVASGVGSFGRRLTIINPTSADVGMYVCEASLLDSNVKPAEARAFLFITEAPYFTAEPRRKMMGEVEKSVDIQCQARGVPIPKLEWYKDAVPLSKLNNPRYKVISSMGLQVRRLQPGDAGIFQCFARNSAGEAQVHTYLDITSMAPAFTAAPVDITATDGAVASFTCQVSGAPKPAIIWKKDTQVLASGSVQIPRFTLLESGGLQIQPVVLQDTGMYTCYAANSEGVINTNASLTVWSRTSISRPPMDRRVIKGPRPFWSAVPPHDPRVVVRYVWKKDEELVSQTRGGRISLQEGSLHISQTWSGDIGDYTCDVISQAGNDSRAARLEV